GGTAAATTATATCATAATACAAGCAGTGAAAaagtcattttatttttattataacatGTGTGACATATCAACCGTGCTTTAGTAGACAAATATTTCTCGTGCATGAAAAGCAAATTGGTGTGTGAatatcatgtatatatataatggggtgtgttatccacacaccctattttacttctcacacactcctttATAATTTATGCccgttgatattcttcaattcatctgatccgacggccgaaattaaaaaggtgtgtgagaagtaagaAGGGATGTGTAGATATCATACCCAATAATAATACCAAGATAGTGAAAGTTGTAAAGACGAAActacccttctctctctctcatatagTTGGCCAACACATGGAACCACACCACATATACCATCATCTCTTTCAGCATAGTGCTTCATCTTTTGCCTTTAAGACCATCTGCGCTTTAGAAGTGGGTGGTCTTCCTCCCTCGAAAGACTCCAcatttccttttctctcttcccttttcTCCTCGCTAATTAATCCATGGACACAGCTCACTGACCACAGGTAAAGCAAAAcccttttctctttttcctcCATGAAATCATGAAATTATCTTCTATGGTTGAGTTTTTCAAAGCCAATATTTAGAAGAAATATCTAGCTGTGGGTTTGGAAAATTATCTTCCTTGCTATATTAGTTAGTTTTAAAATTGTAATAATTTACTTTTCTTCTTTCCACTAATATTTTCTGAATTTATATAGTTGCATCTACCAAAGGTCTTCCATTTTTTGTCATGAAAGTTAAAAAGTACtgcacttttcttttctttttcttcttcccatCATCTGATAAAGTAGGttgttttcttccttttacTTTCATGTTTCTTCTCTCCATCCTTGTCTCTTAAATTTTTTGGAGTGACAACATATACTTCTGTTGGTTTTCGATCACCAAAGTTATGGCCTTTTCTTGTcgctttgtttattttttgggtgtatttttatattttattttcaggGTATTGGAGTGGTTAAATCCATGGAAGATTTTTCTTCTACAAGGCCAATCACAGAGAGAAGGGCAAGGCCACAAAAGGATCAAGCTTTGAATTGTCCAAGGTGTAATTCCACCACCACAAAATTCTGTTATTACAACAATTACAGCCTCTCTCAGCCAAGATACTTTTGCAAGACTTGTAAAAGGTATTGGACTGAAGGTGGATCTCTGAGAAATGTTCCTGTGGGTGGAGGCTCGCGGAAGAACAACAAGAGATCAAATAATTCCGATTCATCGTCACCGTCCACGTCTTCAGCGAAGAAGGTTGCTTATGATCATGATCACCATCTGACCCCACATAGCAATTTTCCTCCTCAGTCTGCTTCTCAAAACCCTAATAAGATCCACTTCCAAGGCCAAGATCTCAACCTTGCATACCCAACAGCTGATCAGGACTATGACAACAACAATATTACCAAACTATCCTTTAGTATTGACAACAAAACCTACCACCCAAACCCTAGCTCTTCGGGCACTACTACTACATCTCATCATTTCTCATCGGCTATGGAACTGCTCACAAGTACCGGGATTGCATCAAGGAGTCTGACTTCTTTCGTACCGATGGCAGCAACGGCCGTGCCGGACCATTCGAATAATATCACAATGTTTTCTGCTGGGTTTCCTTTGCAAGAGTTCAAGCCAAGTGGGCTTAGTTTTTCTCTAGATGGGTTTGAGAGTGCTGGTTATGGTGGGTGCCTACAAGGTGTGCAAGAGAATACTACTAGTCATGCCAGGCTTTTGTTTCCTACTGATCAGGATTTTAAGCAGCAGATTCCGAGCTCCACTACTACTGCTGAATTTGATCAGCACAATAATAGAGGAGGGGAAGGAGATTCTGGTGGTGGGTATTGGAATGGAATGTTAGGTGGGGGATCATGGTAATTCAATTCCCAGAAAAGAATAGAATGAAAAAAAGTAGTGATCTAGAAGAAAGATTGgtattttggttttgttttgcttcatGTGTCTTCGATGGCTTGTTTCGAATTGGAGTTGataacaagaacaaagtaatTGGGTACatgagcttttcttcctttttttttcaacatcaGTGTTAATTGTACTTAATCTTCCttgttctttctctctctaagtttTCTAGTATGATTCGGAGTATCTGTACACCGGAGCGTAGTAGAATTTCTCATCACTCTCACCctctttcttattatttttgccTCTATGCATGTTTgaaatttgtttttggttttgcttcaaaagggtGTCTCATGACTCACGAGGAATTTTATACAAAGTTGCATCAAAAGGAGGTCAGGGAAGTCCCCTATTTTCCTATTAGGGTTTCATAAGATTACTCACATAGACTACCTCTTGATCATCTACACAGCAATGCATACGATGCAGTTCCTTAGAATTACTGCTGGAATTCAATGTTttattttcgttatgttttcggTTACCTTAGCTAGCTAGCAAGCGTCGgtaattaatttgttaattagCTGTGCATACAGATTAATGACATATTCTGTGTGTTTACTTTAGTAGTTAACAGTTGGATTTGTGCGTTGATTGTGTATGTATTTAGCAGTTGAGTttggattatttattggtttgaaGTAATACTAAAGGTGGGTTGGAATGATGGCTGTCAATCCTTCAATAGCAAAAGTTTCTTCTTTTTGCTTGGCAACAGGTCAGAAATGTC
This region of Malus domestica chromosome 07, GDT2T_hap1 genomic DNA includes:
- the LOC103439909 gene encoding dof zinc finger protein DOF4.6-like (The RefSeq protein has 1 substitution compared to this genomic sequence); its protein translation is MEDFSSTRPITERRARPQKDQALNCPRCNSTTTKFCYYNNYSLSQPRYFCKTCKRYWTEGGSLRNVPVGGGSRKNNKRSNNSDSSSPSTSSAKKVAYDHDHHLTPHSNFPPQSASQNPNKIHFQGQDLNLAYPTADQDYDNNNITKLSFSIDNKTYHPNPSSSGTTTTSHHFSSAMELLTSTGIASRSLTSFVPMAATAVPDRSNNITMFSAGFPLQEFKPSGLSFSLDGFESAGYGGCLQGVQENTTSHARLLFPTDQDFKQQIPSSTTTAEFDQHNNRGGEGDSGGGYWNGMLGGGSW